Below is a genomic region from Gemmatimonadota bacterium.
GATTCTGCGGGACCTTCCTTAGTCATTTTTGCGATGGGTTCATCTTTTGCCGGTTCTTTGCCAAGGCCGAAGAGCATGCTGACGGATATCAGTAAGCAGAAGAAGACCCATCGTTTGGGGGATTTTGGCTGACCTTTATATGCGCGAACTGGCATGTGGGGGAGGGACCCTCGTAAACGTTCTCAATTATTGCTGACTAAAATGTGCGCCACAACAATAAACCATCTCGCTATGTACGTCAACCGCATTATATAGGGGTCATAAAATTATTTCTGCTATATGTTGTAATTCGCGCGCTGTGACCTTGACGCGATCAGCATAGCTGGGTAAATTGAAGTGTGAAGTGGGAAGGATAGCAACCGTCATCGCGGCATGATGTTGAGCCGAGATCCAGAAAGTTTTTAGCTGGCTGCTAATTCAGGTTATACAATGAATGCTGAGAAAATAGAACTCAAGGGTTTGTTTCCCGAAGAATTGGCACAGCATGTGTCCGATATGGGCCTGGAGCGGTACAGAACCCGGCAGTTGGTTGACTGGCTCTACAATAAGGGTGTCACGGATTTTGAGTCGATGACGAATTTGTCCAAAACCGTGCGCGCGCGGTTCGATGAGCAATTTACGCTTTTGAGATTAAATTGCGTTGGTGAATTGAGGTCTTTGTCAACAGATACGGTAAAGTTTTTGTTTGAGTTGCCCGATAAGCGGCTTATCGAAAGTGTTTTGATGTGGGATGGCAAGCGTCGCACGCTGTGTGTGTCGTCGCAGGTGGGGTGTCCGCTCGATTGTCAGTTCTGCGCGACCGCGCGCATGGGGTTGATTCGCAATTTGACGGCGGCAGAGATTGTCGAGCAGGTGTTGTACGCACAGCGATTTTTGCGTGCAGAGGGCGATGAGTTGACGCATGTGGTGATGATGGGGATGGGAGAACCTTTGCTGAATTTCGATCAGGTGATTCGGGCTATTCGGCTGATCAATCTGGATTATGGAGCGGCTGTGGGCATACGTCGCATTACATTGTCAACGGTTGGTCATGTGCCGGGTATTGCAAAACTGGCGCGCGAAAAACTCAAAATTGGATTGGCTGTGTCGCTCAATGCGACGACCGATGAGCAGCGGTCAGAGATTATGCCGATCAATCGCAAGTGGCCTATTGA
It encodes:
- the rlmN gene encoding 23S rRNA (adenine(2503)-C(2))-methyltransferase RlmN: MNAEKIELKGLFPEELAQHVSDMGLERYRTRQLVDWLYNKGVTDFESMTNLSKTVRARFDEQFTLLRLNCVGELRSLSTDTVKFLFELPDKRLIESVLMWDGKRRTLCVSSQVGCPLDCQFCATARMGLIRNLTAAEIVEQVLYAQRFLRAEGDELTHVVMMGMGEPLLNFDQVIRAIRLINLDYGAAVGIRRITLSTVGHVPGIAKLAREKLKIGLAVSLNATTDEQRSEIMPINRKWPIEELLSAVRAYYDQVRRWVTFEYVLLHGFNDSAEDAYRLIALVRDLPCKINVIPWNPIEDARYERPPQKAIDRFVDILSQAQLTATVRYSKGDDIAAGCGQLYWEMEKGVK